The Clostridium sp. DL-VIII DNA window CAATACTTTTAAATAATTCTATACTTATTACAAGTATAGAATTAGCTATGGGATAGATACTATTAAATTTTTCTTTCATTTTCATATACCCACCTTTTAATCTTTTTTTGTATTAGCTATAGCATTCAGAGACATAATAAGAGAAATCATATTTAAGGAGATAACTATAGATAATAATGCTACCCCTCCATCTCCCTAAGAAGGTAGCGTAAAAAAGTATATATACCGCAAAAGACAACCTAAAGGAAAAGAGAAAAAGCTTAGTAAAATGCTCGGTAATAATTTTTTCATTTTAAAATCCCCCTACTTTATATTAGGCTACTAGTATAATTCGTTTTAACCTACTATTACGTTTTATTTAAAAAATCCAAACTAACTACTTGCTCTTTAATTTAAGTCCTAAATTATAATTGGATATCGTATTTTAACAATGCTACAATTTCGAGCATTGATATTTGACCATCCAGCCGATGTTATAAAGAACTCACCATTTGCGTCAAGATTTGTCATTGCACCAATGAATGATATTTTTGATTTTACCTCCTCTTGTAATTAAGCGTTTTATTTATTATCCAACAAATAGTAATCCTCACTACTAATCTGATTAACGATCATTGTAACCTCTCTATTACGACCTTTATGAAAAAATCTATCTGTATATGCATATTTGAAATTACATTTCCTCTGAACACTTTCCGAATTATTATTTTCTATCACATGGGTACATATAATCTTTTTAAGTTTCAATTGCATAAATCCATACATCATTAAACATTTACAGGCTTCCGGCATATATCCATTTCCCCAATAAGAATATCCAAGCCAAAAACCTATTTCATGTTGAAGTTTGTTCTCGCAATATTTGCTTCCTGGCATTGTTATGAAACCTATATTCCCAATTACCTGATTATATTCTTTTAAAATAATTGCAAATGTGTAATCATTCATTAAAATATTTCTTAAGATATGCTGACTTTCCTCAATATCCCTATGAGGTTCCCATCCACAAGCTGGTCCAACATGTTCATCACTTGCAATTTTATATAAACTTTCCACATCTGATTCAACCCAGTTTCTAAGAATTAATCGATCTGTCTCTAATACTTTCATTCCCATATTCCTCCTTATCATCTTTTCTAAAGCATCTATTTAAGTGTGACATTATGATATATTAAAAACAAGTAGATCCATGCTTTAATAAAGTTTTTTTAATTCGTAACGATCTACTATTCCGCATTAATATAGCATATTTTGTAAAAATCGCATTATTCAATTTTCAAAGATCACTTTTATAATTTGCTACATCATTTCTCAGTAGATGTAGCTGTTCCTAGTGTAGAATTACTCAGTAAAAAAATCGTAAATTCAATCCCTTGAATAATACGATTTTACAATTTGCTATTTATTTTTAGCGATTCATAATTTGAGAAGATTATGAAATAAAGTTTATTATTTTAGTATCAAAATTAACTTTCACTATTTTATGGGTGCAAAACCTTATTAACAAGATATTTCGCTTCAGCATAATCACTTTTGCCAACAGAAATAGTATACTGGATTTGATAGTCCATGTTCACTCCAACCCTATTTAAACTAAATCTATCACCATATCTTAAATCATTTATTGCTTTGTGAGTATATTCGATATTGTTCTCTTCTAGAATATTTATTATTTTTGATACTTCTTCAATTGAATATCCAATGTATACATCTTCCTTAATAAACGAAAAGATTATCTTGTTAAATAAAAACATCACCCATCTCCCCTTATAAATTTTCCTTATTTTGCAATGTTATAGTTGTGACGCCCTAACTTACTATTCTGCATTAATTAGAATAATCATCTATTTTAATTAAACTTTTTTGCGTACCTATACCAGAAATTATATAAGCTTAATTTTAAAGTTGGATATCTATAATTTAAGCTCTATACCACTTTTCTTTTCCCTTAGCAACGTTCCTATTAACTCAACAATCTGTGCCCCTGCTTCTACTGGTGGCATTCCATTTCTGTGTATATTTGATATTACTGTTCGTTGAGATTCTGGCTTTCTGCTGCTTGCCTCATAAGCCATGTAGCAGCTCATGCTTTCACCTGTAGCAAGACCTGGCCTTTCTCCAATCAATATAAGTGTAACCTTTGCATTTATTGCTTCACTTATTTTATCCATAGTAGCAACTCTGGCATATTTAACAAAGATAGGAGTTCCTATTTTGTATCCTTTAGCTTTTACGCCATCAACAATCATAGGATATATTTCCTTTAAATTTACAGTTATAGCTGGTGAGCTTAATCCATCCCCTGCTATAATCTGAACATCAACATTATTAATGCATTTTTCTTTTATCTCATTTATGACTTCTTCAGAAAAACTTCTTCCGAGGTCAGGCCTTGTTATATACTCTTCTTTATCTTTTACTAAGGTTTGAACCTTATAAAAACCAAGGTCATCAATTACTTCTTCATCTACATGAGTCCAGACTGCATCCATTGCAACTGCATGATCTGCTCTAAGCCTTAAGTAATCACTTGTTTTGTAACGTGAACCAGCTCTTCCTATGCAAATTCTTGCTGATGTTGATTTTTTTAAACTCATAAGACCATTATAATCTATTGGATTATCTACAGAAACTTTAGCACTTAAATCAATTGTCGATATATCTTCTAAAATATCCTTTTCCATAACTTACACTCCCATATTTAAAAATATTGACGGATCTCCTGCCCTGCTTGTCAATATTCCATTTTTCATTATTCCAAGCTCTTCAAGTCTTTCTTCAAATTCTTTAATTGGTCTTTTATTTGTTATTTCTCTTAAAGCTGCTATATCATGATAGCTTGAAGACTGATACATTAACATTACATCATCGCCACCTGGAACTCCCATAAAATAATTGCAGTTGGCTTGTGCAAGCAGCACTGCTAAATTCTCTAAATCATTTTGATCTGCCTTCATGTGATTTGTATAACAGGCATCAACTCCCATTGATAACCCAGTTAATTTTCCCATAAAATGATCTTCAAGTCCTGCTCTTATTACCTGCGCTCCATCATATAGATATTCTGGGCCTATAAAACCAACAACTGTATTAACTAAAAAAGGATTATACTTTTTAGCAAAGCCGTAACATCTCGCTTCCATTGTAAGCTGATCCGCCCCATTATGCCCATCTGAAGATAATTCTGAACCTTGTCCAGTTTCAAAATACATGAAGTTATCACCTTTAGAAGATTTTAACTCTTTCATCATAGCATAAGCTTCATCCATTAACTTCACATCTATTCCAAAAGCTCTATTAGAAAGTTCAGAGCCTGCTATGCTTTGAAACATCAAATCCATAGGTGCTCCCTTTTTTAAAGCTTCCATTTGAGTTGTAACATGAG harbors:
- a CDS encoding GNAT family N-acetyltransferase, which codes for MKVLETDRLILRNWVESDVESLYKIASDEHVGPACGWEPHRDIEESQHILRNILMNDYTFAIILKEYNQVIGNIGFITMPGSKYCENKLQHEIGFWLGYSYWGNGYMPEACKCLMMYGFMQLKLKKIICTHVIENNNSESVQRKCNFKYAYTDRFFHKGRNREVTMIVNQISSEDYYLLDNK
- the eutC gene encoding ethanolamine ammonia-lyase subunit EutC; its protein translation is MEKDILEDISTIDLSAKVSVDNPIDYNGLMSLKKSTSARICIGRAGSRYKTSDYLRLRADHAVAMDAVWTHVDEEVIDDLGFYKVQTLVKDKEEYITRPDLGRSFSEEVINEIKEKCINNVDVQIIAGDGLSSPAITVNLKEIYPMIVDGVKAKGYKIGTPIFVKYARVATMDKISEAINAKVTLILIGERPGLATGESMSCYMAYEASSRKPESQRTVISNIHRNGMPPVEAGAQIVELIGTLLREKKSGIELKL
- a CDS encoding ethanolamine ammonia-lyase subunit EutB, which codes for MILKTALFGKVYNFKDVKEVLAKANEEKSGDRLAGIIANSTEERVAAKIVLSELTIGDLRNNPVVDYEKDEITRVIQDGVNEEVFNNIKGMTIGEFREFLLAKDGDEIKGVRDGLTSEVIAGVAKLMSNMDLICASRKLINTATCNTTIGKSGTLSARLQPNHPTDSLDGIMASVMEGVSYGVGDAVIGLNPAVDTIDSVYNILKSFKDFMCKFKIPTQNCVLAHVTTQMEALKKGAPMDLMFQSIAGSELSNRAFGIDVKLMDEAYAMMKELKSSKGDNFMYFETGQGSELSSDGHNGADQLTMEARCYGFAKKYNPFLVNTVVGFIGPEYLYDGAQVIRAGLEDHFMGKLTGLSMGVDACYTNHMKADQNDLENLAVLLAQANCNYFMGVPGGDDVMLMYQSSSYHDIAALREITNKRPIKEFEERLEELGIMKNGILTSRAGDPSIFLNMGV